One Methylocapsa sp. D3K7 DNA window includes the following coding sequences:
- a CDS encoding efflux RND transporter periplasmic adaptor subunit produces MDESMQMGTGSGLNVRTVIAKGVVGPNETVPVGARASGVIQVLSCDTHMQVKVGQICAKIDPRPYQIAVDQSRAGLQAIEAQLEKDQTNLASAKAALERQEELAKRRIISHKALDKSRKSFGTAQAEATRDKAKAAELQAALHTAETSLGSTDIVSPLDGTVVLRKVELGQTVMASSKTPPLFVIAGDLSLVHIDATLSTQDSREVKPGDKVTFTVDAFPDRQFSGTVTEIRPSPIDERAALPGIVISTPNPDLLLKPGMAATIRIMKE; encoded by the coding sequence ATGGATGAGTCCATGCAGATGGGGACCGGAAGCGGTTTGAATGTCCGCACCGTCATCGCGAAGGGCGTCGTCGGTCCCAATGAAACCGTACCGGTCGGTGCGCGTGCCTCCGGTGTGATCCAAGTGCTCTCTTGCGATACCCATATGCAAGTTAAAGTGGGCCAGATCTGCGCGAAAATCGATCCGCGCCCCTATCAAATCGCTGTAGATCAAAGCAGGGCTGGCCTGCAAGCAATCGAGGCTCAACTCGAAAAGGACCAGACGAATCTGGCCTCGGCGAAAGCAGCTCTCGAGCGCCAGGAGGAGCTGGCCAAACGCCGGATCATCTCCCACAAAGCGCTCGACAAGTCACGTAAGTCTTTTGGGACGGCGCAAGCGGAGGCAACGCGCGACAAGGCAAAAGCCGCCGAACTCCAAGCGGCGCTTCATACCGCCGAGACCAGCCTCGGCTCCACCGATATCGTTTCGCCGCTTGATGGAACTGTCGTGTTGCGCAAGGTCGAATTAGGCCAGACTGTCATGGCGAGCTCGAAAACGCCACCGCTCTTCGTCATTGCTGGGGATCTCTCTCTCGTTCACATCGACGCCACGCTTAGCACACAGGACAGCCGCGAGGTCAAGCCCGGCGACAAAGTTACGTTTACCGTGGACGCTTTTCCGGACCGTCAGTTCTCGGGCACGGTGACGGAGATTCGGCCGTCACCAATCGATGAGCGCGCCGCTCTTCCCGGCATCGTCATCAGCACACCTAATCCAGATCTTTTGCTCAAACCGGGCATGGCGGCGACAATCAGGATCATGAAGGAATGA
- the cyoC gene encoding cytochrome o ubiquinol oxidase subunit III translates to MTPYDAAVTGRDGTGLGHSRELPNRQQGLGHAAGGLASKRIVTAFGFWIFLLSDIVMFSAFFAAYAVLVGDTAGGPSGRELFNLSNVALETAFLLASSFTVGVASIGARARSRSWFNGAMAATFILGAAFLTIEIREFASMIARGAGPTRSAFLSAFFTLVGCHGVHITAGLLWLLTMMAQVFAKGYRADILRRILCFSLFWHALDIIWVAIFSVVYLMGAAL, encoded by the coding sequence ATGACCCCCTACGACGCGGCAGTCACTGGACGCGACGGCACAGGTCTTGGCCATAGCCGTGAATTGCCCAACCGGCAGCAGGGGCTGGGGCACGCAGCGGGCGGGCTGGCATCGAAGCGCATCGTCACCGCCTTCGGGTTCTGGATTTTCCTGCTGAGCGACATCGTCATGTTCTCAGCCTTCTTCGCCGCCTATGCGGTGCTGGTGGGCGATACGGCAGGCGGACCGAGCGGCCGTGAGCTGTTCAACCTCTCCAACGTCGCGCTCGAGACGGCATTCCTGCTTGCTTCGAGTTTCACCGTCGGCGTCGCAAGCATCGGCGCCCGGGCGCGGAGCCGATCCTGGTTCAATGGCGCGATGGCCGCGACCTTCATCCTTGGCGCCGCGTTTCTCACCATCGAGATCCGGGAGTTCGCGAGCATGATCGCGCGTGGCGCAGGGCCGACGCGGAGCGCCTTCCTCTCGGCTTTCTTTACCTTGGTCGGTTGCCACGGCGTTCATATCACCGCCGGCCTGCTGTGGCTGCTGACAATGATGGCGCAGGTGTTCGCCAAAGGCTATCGGGCGGATATTCTCCGGCGCATTCTCTGCTTCAGTCTGTTCTGGCACGCCCTGGACATTATTTGGGTGGCGATATTCTCCGTGGTGTATTTGATGGGGGCCGCGCTATGA
- the cyoB gene encoding cytochrome o ubiquinol oxidase subunit I, protein MWGKLSWAAIPLDQPIPLIASSVVGVAIIGVLALVILKGWFPYLWREWITSVDHKRIGVMYVVLAMVMLLRGFTDAIMMRSQQALAFRSEGYLPPEHYDQIFSAHGTLMIFFVAMPFVIGLMNFVVPLQLGVRDVAFPTLNSVGFWLTATGALLVNISLLVGEFARTGWLPYPPLSELTYSPGVGVDYYLWSLEISGVGTLLAGINLITTVLKLHAPGMTYMRMPMFCWTALASNLLIVAAFPILTATLTMLVLDRYLGFHFFTNEAGGNMMMFMNLIWAWGHPEVYILILPAFGVFSEVVSTFSGKPLFGYRSMVAATMVICILSFTVWLHHFFTMGAGPDVNAIFGIASMIIAVPTGVKVFNWLFTMYGGRIVYSTPILWSLGFMVTFVIGGMTGVLLAVPPVDFVLHNSLFLVAHFHNVIIGGVLFGSFAGYTYWFPKAFGFRLHEGLGKAAFWCWTVGFYVAFMPLYVLGLMGMTRRMQHYDVAAWHPWLLIAAGGAAIILVGIALQIAQLVVSIRRRNQLRDETGDPWNGRSLEWATPSPPPAFNFAVLPDIQSQDAYWGVKQRALQQARLGEEPAYADIEMPRNSPTGFVCAFFATFMGFALIWHIWWMVGLAAVGAYATFVVFAWRDTDEYVIPAEAVARIDRANRSARGAALARRQATP, encoded by the coding sequence ATGTGGGGCAAGCTCAGCTGGGCGGCTATTCCGTTGGATCAGCCAATTCCGTTGATCGCATCGAGTGTGGTCGGCGTTGCGATCATCGGCGTCCTTGCCTTAGTGATTCTGAAGGGATGGTTTCCCTATCTCTGGCGGGAATGGATCACGAGTGTCGATCACAAGCGAATCGGCGTTATGTATGTCGTGCTTGCGATGGTGATGCTGCTGCGTGGTTTCACCGATGCAATCATGATGCGGTCGCAACAGGCCCTCGCATTCCGCTCCGAAGGCTATCTGCCGCCCGAGCATTACGATCAAATTTTCTCGGCTCATGGCACGCTGATGATCTTCTTCGTCGCGATGCCTTTCGTTATTGGGCTGATGAATTTCGTCGTGCCGCTTCAACTCGGGGTCCGCGACGTCGCCTTTCCCACTCTCAACTCGGTCGGCTTCTGGCTGACCGCCACCGGCGCCTTGCTCGTCAATATTTCGCTTCTTGTCGGGGAATTCGCGCGGACCGGATGGCTGCCCTATCCGCCGCTTTCCGAGTTGACGTATTCGCCCGGCGTCGGGGTCGATTACTATTTGTGGTCGCTCGAAATTTCGGGTGTGGGAACTTTGCTTGCGGGCATCAACCTTATCACCACGGTCTTAAAGCTTCATGCGCCCGGCATGACCTATATGCGCATGCCGATGTTCTGCTGGACGGCGCTCGCCTCCAATCTGCTCATCGTGGCGGCATTCCCCATCCTCACGGCGACGCTGACCATGCTGGTGCTCGACCGCTACCTCGGGTTCCACTTTTTCACCAATGAAGCCGGCGGCAACATGATGATGTTCATGAATCTCATTTGGGCCTGGGGGCATCCGGAGGTCTACATCCTCATTCTACCCGCCTTTGGCGTCTTCTCGGAAGTGGTCTCGACATTCTCAGGCAAGCCGTTGTTCGGCTACCGCTCGATGGTCGCCGCGACCATGGTCATCTGCATCCTGTCGTTCACCGTTTGGCTGCACCACTTTTTCACGATGGGTGCCGGACCCGACGTCAATGCGATCTTCGGTATTGCTTCGATGATCATCGCGGTGCCGACAGGCGTCAAGGTCTTCAATTGGCTCTTCACTATGTATGGCGGCCGAATCGTGTATTCGACACCGATCCTGTGGTCGCTCGGCTTTATGGTAACTTTCGTGATCGGCGGCATGACCGGGGTTTTGCTGGCGGTGCCGCCAGTGGACTTCGTGCTTCACAACAGCCTTTTTCTTGTTGCCCATTTCCATAATGTCATCATCGGCGGGGTGCTGTTCGGTTCGTTTGCCGGCTACACCTATTGGTTTCCGAAGGCGTTCGGCTTCCGGCTACATGAAGGGCTTGGCAAGGCAGCTTTTTGGTGCTGGACTGTCGGCTTCTACGTGGCCTTCATGCCGCTCTATGTCCTCGGTCTCATGGGAATGACCCGTCGCATGCAGCACTATGATGTCGCGGCTTGGCATCCGTGGTTGCTGATCGCCGCCGGCGGCGCGGCGATTATTCTCGTCGGGATAGCCCTGCAGATCGCGCAGCTCGTTGTCAGCATCCGGCGGCGCAACCAGCTTCGCGACGAGACCGGCGATCCTTGGAACGGACGTTCCCTTGAATGGGCGACGCCGTCGCCGCCACCGGCTTTCAACTTCGCGGTGCTCCCTGATATCCAAAGCCAAGATGCCTATTGGGGCGTGAAGCAGCGCGCTCTCCAGCAGGCGAGGCTCGGCGAGGAGCCAGCCTATGCGGATATCGAAATGCCCAGGAACAGCCCAACCGGTTTCGTCTGTGCGTTCTTCGCGACCTTCATGGGTTTCGCGTTGATCTGGCACATCTGGTGGATGGTGGGCTTGGCCGCGGTTGGCGCCTATGCGACTTTCGTAGTCTTTGCCTGGCGGGATACGGATGAGTACGTCATCCCAGCGGAAGCCGTGGCACGCATCGATCGCGCCAACAGAAGCGCGCGCGGCGCGGCGCTTGCCCGCCGCCAGGCGACGCCATGA
- the cyoA gene encoding ubiquinol oxidase subunit II — translation MRTNRSNQGWRASSRAASHGKPGGLPDSTGSLRLLRSVNAQAARGAVFVTPIVLTGCQAAVLDPQGPVGFAQKMVLIDSLAIMLAIVIPTISATLAFAWWFRGSNTKARYLPEWVYSGRIELIVWSIPVLVIMLLGGVAWIASHDLDPAKPLASKTPPLEVQAISLDWKWLFIYPSQGVASVNQLVVPAGVPIHFSLTSASVMNAFFIPQLGSMIYTMNGMTTQVNLQADAPGTFRGLSSHYSGDGFADMHFEVLAVPSERFTAWVETTRTAGPVLDTESYTALARQSLNVRPFTFRAADPELFQKLVTQKLPPGPGPQIGRPVPDVSPRTEK, via the coding sequence ATGAGGACCAACCGCAGCAATCAGGGTTGGAGGGCTTCGTCGCGTGCCGCTTCCCACGGCAAGCCAGGCGGACTGCCTGACAGCACAGGATCTTTGCGGCTTCTTCGTTCTGTGAATGCCCAGGCTGCGCGCGGCGCGGTCTTCGTGACGCCGATCGTCTTAACGGGATGTCAGGCGGCAGTCCTCGACCCGCAGGGGCCCGTAGGATTTGCCCAGAAAATGGTCCTCATCGACTCGCTCGCCATCATGCTCGCGATCGTGATCCCGACGATCTCCGCCACGCTTGCCTTTGCCTGGTGGTTTCGGGGCTCGAACACCAAGGCACGCTATCTGCCGGAATGGGTCTATTCTGGGCGTATCGAGCTCATTGTCTGGAGCATCCCGGTCCTCGTGATCATGCTCCTCGGCGGCGTCGCCTGGATCGCATCGCATGATCTTGATCCCGCGAAGCCTTTGGCATCGAAGACGCCGCCACTCGAAGTGCAGGCCATCTCTTTGGATTGGAAGTGGCTCTTCATCTATCCCAGTCAAGGGGTGGCGAGCGTCAACCAATTGGTGGTTCCCGCCGGCGTTCCCATTCATTTCTCGCTAACATCAGCAAGTGTGATGAATGCGTTTTTCATACCGCAGCTCGGCAGCATGATTTACACGATGAATGGCATGACGACGCAGGTGAATCTGCAGGCGGATGCGCCCGGCACCTTCCGCGGCCTTTCGAGCCACTACAGCGGCGATGGTTTTGCGGACATGCATTTCGAGGTGCTCGCGGTGCCTTCGGAGCGGTTTACCGCTTGGGTCGAAACGACGCGCACCGCGGGTCCGGTCCTCGACACGGAAAGCTATACGGCCTTGGCGAGGCAGAGTCTGAACGTCCGTCCATTCACATTCCGCGCCGCAGATCCCGAACTGTTCCAGAAGCTCGTCACGCAGAAACTGCCGCCAGGACCTGGCCCGCAAATCGGGCGGCCGGTTCCGGATGTCTCCCCGCGAACGGAGAAATAA